Proteins encoded by one window of Candidatus Obscuribacterales bacterium:
- a CDS encoding ketopantoate reductase family protein — MLKNLVIGAGSMGLILQYLIQESEESHLLARDSSCAALLDKPLEVTGAVEGSLNIQCYSWSKFPQLSDDAAIFVATKAHEIPVVLQNLAPHIKSSNKIVLMQNGLGIYEMAKQILPDNSLFRLLCYIGVRKVSPCHIHVAGIHKYEFAGEQVHADFLNKWQKVLLDKGIDTTVNFNPLKSEWQKALWNLSINGLCSIVDEPNGAIADSPELNNLARQVVLEAVEIAQLEGIHLTTEHLEDVFKSLERTRENINATLQDLRAGRHPELEFLNGAVAKIAAKHGRRAPLNEAIFNLVTFLEKAEKRKEIEDGRSGTKG, encoded by the coding sequence GTGCTAAAAAATTTGGTAATTGGTGCAGGCAGCATGGGTCTCATACTGCAGTATCTGATTCAAGAATCAGAAGAATCCCACTTACTGGCGCGCGATTCATCCTGCGCAGCTTTGCTGGACAAACCACTTGAAGTAACAGGTGCTGTCGAAGGCAGTCTAAACATCCAGTGTTATTCATGGTCAAAATTTCCCCAACTTTCTGACGACGCAGCGATATTTGTTGCCACCAAAGCGCATGAAATACCTGTGGTTTTGCAAAACTTGGCACCACATATAAAATCATCCAACAAAATAGTTTTGATGCAAAATGGATTAGGCATTTACGAAATGGCCAAACAAATTTTGCCGGACAATTCTCTTTTTAGACTGCTTTGTTATATTGGCGTCCGCAAAGTTTCACCTTGTCACATTCACGTTGCCGGAATTCACAAGTATGAGTTTGCCGGCGAGCAGGTTCACGCAGATTTCTTGAACAAATGGCAAAAGGTACTGCTCGATAAAGGCATCGATACCACGGTCAATTTCAATCCACTGAAATCAGAATGGCAAAAGGCATTGTGGAATTTATCCATCAATGGACTGTGCTCGATTGTCGACGAACCAAATGGCGCAATTGCCGACAGTCCGGAATTGAACAATTTGGCTCGGCAAGTCGTATTAGAAGCCGTGGAAATTGCCCAACTGGAAGGAATTCACCTGACAACCGAGCATTTAGAGGATGTATTTAAATCTCTTGAAAGGACACGAGAAAACATCAATGCTACACTCCAAGATCTGAGGGCAGGACGCCACCCCGAGCTGGAATTTCTCAATGGGGCCGTTGCCAAAATTGCTGCCAAGCACGGGCGCCGCGCGCCACTCAACGAAGCAATTTTCAACCTGGTGACCTTCCTGGAAAAGGCAGAAAAGCGTAAGGAGATTGAAGATGGTCGAAGTGGCACCAAAGGCTGA
- a CDS encoding FdhF/YdeP family oxidoreductase: protein MTQVVKTPRKIKAGGGWQAVAYSIEKAIQVGPWRLWKRMTSRNACKTCAVGMGGQLGGMVNESGHFPEVCKKSLQAQAADMIGAIDADYFDKHDIHYLENLTPKQAEDAGRLIYPVLLEPGATHFKPVHWDTAMSIAAQALKQSKPNETAFYASGRSSNEAAFLLQSFARAYGTNHVMNCSFYCHQASGVALKMSFGTGTATVSLDDVSKADFIMIIGSNPASNHPRIMTQLSDLRKRGGHIVVVNPIVETGLKKFHVPSQVRSFLLGSEIASLYVQPHAGGDVHYLVGVLKALDESGCVNREYLAEYTQGSETVLNQARATTWQEIVDGSGVEKRYIEKTASMLSQAKSAMFAWAMGLTHHESGVDNVLALCNLALACGQVGRPGAGLLPLRGHSNVQGVGSVGFTPGLQEGMRQALERAYNMKTPDSVGYDTHGMIEAAERGELSTLICLGGNLWGSNPNLSWATKSMQNIGTTVYLSTKLNPGHFHGRGKTTLILPVLARDEEPQPTTQESMFNYVRMSEGGQPNVKGMMRAESQVICDLASRVLDKHPVDWSRFVSHSEIRKLIAEVVPGWQEIATMDSTKKEFTVAGRLFHTPQFNTVNGKAIMHETPLPKVKGKDEFRLITLRSEGQFNTVVYEEYDIYRGMPHRYCILMSKEDAEKLNIEDGQRIKVVGEAGEMDNIEVVVGQIRSGTVAMFYPEANVLIKANIDKRSRTPNFKSAPVRIVV from the coding sequence ATGACTCAAGTAGTTAAGACTCCTCGCAAGATAAAAGCCGGCGGTGGCTGGCAGGCAGTCGCATACAGTATCGAAAAAGCCATTCAAGTTGGACCCTGGCGTCTCTGGAAACGCATGACCTCACGCAATGCGTGTAAGACTTGTGCTGTCGGTATGGGCGGACAACTTGGCGGTATGGTAAATGAGTCTGGACATTTTCCTGAAGTCTGCAAGAAGAGCCTGCAGGCGCAAGCCGCAGATATGATCGGTGCAATTGATGCCGATTATTTTGACAAACACGATATTCACTACCTGGAAAATCTCACGCCCAAACAAGCAGAGGATGCCGGACGTTTAATTTATCCTGTTTTGCTTGAGCCAGGCGCTACTCATTTCAAACCGGTGCATTGGGATACGGCAATGTCTATTGCTGCTCAAGCATTGAAACAAAGTAAGCCGAACGAAACAGCATTTTATGCCTCAGGCAGATCATCTAACGAAGCAGCTTTCCTTTTGCAATCATTCGCGCGTGCTTATGGTACCAACCACGTAATGAACTGTTCTTTCTATTGTCATCAAGCCTCCGGCGTGGCATTAAAGATGTCTTTTGGAACAGGCACGGCCACAGTTAGTCTCGATGATGTGAGCAAAGCTGACTTCATTATGATTATCGGCTCCAACCCAGCTTCCAACCATCCGCGTATCATGACGCAATTGTCGGACTTGCGTAAGCGCGGCGGTCATATTGTTGTTGTGAATCCCATTGTCGAAACAGGACTCAAGAAATTCCATGTCCCTTCGCAAGTACGATCATTTCTATTGGGTTCAGAAATTGCCAGTCTGTATGTTCAACCACACGCCGGTGGCGATGTGCATTATCTGGTCGGTGTTCTAAAGGCATTGGATGAAAGCGGTTGTGTAAATAGAGAATATCTTGCCGAATACACACAAGGATCTGAAACTGTTCTCAATCAGGCGCGCGCAACGACCTGGCAAGAAATTGTTGATGGCAGTGGTGTGGAAAAGAGATATATTGAAAAGACCGCTTCAATGCTGTCGCAAGCAAAATCAGCCATGTTTGCCTGGGCAATGGGACTAACGCATCACGAATCAGGCGTGGATAATGTTCTTGCTCTGTGTAATTTGGCTTTGGCATGTGGACAAGTTGGTCGCCCTGGTGCCGGACTTTTGCCTTTGCGCGGACATTCAAATGTGCAAGGTGTCGGTTCAGTTGGATTTACACCGGGTCTGCAAGAAGGCATGCGGCAGGCGTTGGAACGTGCCTACAATATGAAGACACCTGATTCGGTGGGCTATGACACTCATGGCATGATTGAAGCCGCTGAGCGTGGAGAGCTTTCCACTTTGATTTGCCTGGGCGGTAATTTGTGGGGATCAAATCCGAATCTTTCTTGGGCGACTAAGTCCATGCAGAACATTGGCACGACTGTTTATCTTTCAACTAAGTTGAATCCAGGTCACTTTCATGGACGCGGCAAGACAACACTAATTCTACCTGTGTTGGCTCGCGATGAAGAACCGCAACCGACAACCCAAGAATCAATGTTCAATTATGTTCGCATGTCCGAGGGTGGACAGCCGAATGTAAAAGGCATGATGCGCGCCGAATCGCAAGTAATCTGCGATCTGGCAAGCCGTGTATTGGACAAACATCCCGTTGATTGGTCGCGCTTTGTCTCGCATAGCGAAATTAGAAAGTTGATTGCCGAAGTTGTTCCAGGCTGGCAAGAAATTGCCACGATGGATTCAACAAAGAAAGAATTCACTGTCGCTGGTAGACTCTTTCACACACCACAGTTCAACACGGTAAATGGTAAGGCAATTATGCATGAAACTCCTTTGCCGAAAGTAAAAGGCAAAGACGAATTTCGTCTTATCACCTTACGGTCCGAAGGACAGTTCAATACGGTTGTCTACGAAGAGTACGATATCTACCGCGGTATGCCGCACCGTTATTGCATATTGATGTCGAAAGAAGACGCAGAGAAACTAAATATTGAAGATGGCCAGCGTATAAAAGTCGTAGGCGAGGCTGGTGAAATGGACAACATCGAAGTAGTTGTTGGACAAATAAGATCAGGCACTGTTGCCATGTTCTATCCTGAAGCAAATGTTCTCATCAAGGCTAATATCGACAAGCGATCACGAACACCCAACTTCAAGAGTGCTCCTGTACGAATAGTCGTTTAG
- a CDS encoding ureidoglycolate lyase, with protein sequence MVEVAPKADVIEVPIIQATPENTKDFGLFIGTEVPNAGLTIPFYKGSVEEGFNIPFECQGSAVIRTARISKRSGDVIWLERHVEMTQLFIGLGDQPFAMVLGKPNHEQKGEVPELKEVKCFVFPAGHGIMLWKGTWHDFPLCVKEPVTCMTANSPAVVEALASMKTASEMNHGDVYKIDIKARTGKTLHVSL encoded by the coding sequence ATGGTCGAAGTGGCACCAAAGGCTGATGTTATTGAAGTACCGATCATTCAAGCGACACCGGAAAATACTAAGGACTTTGGTCTTTTCATAGGCACTGAAGTACCGAATGCCGGTCTGACTATCCCCTTCTACAAGGGTTCTGTCGAAGAGGGTTTCAATATCCCATTTGAATGTCAAGGGAGCGCTGTCATCCGCACGGCACGTATAAGCAAGCGCTCAGGCGATGTAATTTGGCTCGAGCGTCATGTGGAAATGACTCAGCTTTTTATTGGTTTAGGTGATCAACCTTTTGCTATGGTGCTTGGCAAACCCAACCACGAACAGAAGGGTGAAGTACCGGAACTGAAAGAAGTGAAGTGTTTTGTTTTTCCAGCAGGTCACGGCATCATGCTCTGGAAAGGCACATGGCACGATTTCCCGCTCTGCGTAAAAGAACCTGTTACTTGCATGACGGCCAATTCGCCTGCCGTTGTTGAAGCTCTAGCTTCAATGAAGACAGCGTCGGAAATGAATCACGGCGATGTGTACAAGATTGATATTAAGGCTCGCACTGGTAAAACTCTGCACGTAAGTTTGTAA
- a CDS encoding alpha-hydroxy-acid oxidizing protein, translating into MHLINLFDFEEKAHKKLPTPVWDYYSSGAHDEITLRENRAAYDKICLRYRVLVDVSERYLSTKVLGHTLSMPVIVAPMAFQAMAHPEGELATVRAVGGAGTIMIASTLSNFSIEQIMQAASGPVWFQLYIYKDRSVTKSLVERAEKAGCAALVVTVDLPVSGRRERDVRNRFALPKGLQMGNFGTSEFASMPKPADQSGLTTYASALFDPSVSWKDIEWLKSITKLPILLKGIVRGDDAKAAVESGVSGIVVSNHGGRQLDTAPATIEVLQEVAEAVDGRAELLVDGGIRRGTDVVKAIALGAKAVLVGRPILWGLVNGGGDGVAQVLDILRAEIDQAMALCGCASVNEISLDLIGERVAVKEVSLGK; encoded by the coding sequence ATGCATTTAATTAACCTATTTGACTTTGAAGAGAAGGCGCACAAAAAGCTGCCGACACCTGTTTGGGACTATTATTCAAGCGGCGCTCACGATGAGATTACTCTGCGCGAAAATCGCGCTGCCTACGACAAAATTTGCTTGCGTTATAGAGTTCTTGTCGATGTAAGCGAGCGCTACCTTTCGACCAAAGTATTAGGACACACCCTGTCTATGCCTGTTATTGTCGCTCCCATGGCTTTCCAGGCAATGGCTCATCCGGAAGGTGAATTGGCAACAGTCAGGGCAGTCGGTGGCGCCGGTACCATCATGATTGCCTCCACTCTCTCTAATTTTTCTATTGAACAGATTATGCAGGCGGCATCCGGTCCAGTTTGGTTTCAACTCTATATCTACAAAGATCGCTCAGTGACAAAGTCTCTAGTTGAACGAGCTGAAAAAGCCGGTTGTGCCGCGCTTGTTGTCACAGTTGATTTGCCTGTTTCCGGCAGGCGCGAACGAGATGTGCGCAATCGATTTGCCTTGCCCAAGGGTTTGCAGATGGGCAATTTCGGTACAAGTGAATTCGCTTCCATGCCCAAACCAGCTGATCAATCGGGGCTCACAACTTATGCCTCAGCTTTGTTTGATCCCAGTGTTAGTTGGAAAGACATTGAGTGGCTAAAATCAATTACCAAATTGCCTATCTTGCTTAAGGGAATTGTCAGAGGTGATGATGCTAAGGCCGCTGTGGAAAGTGGTGTTTCAGGAATAGTTGTCTCCAACCACGGCGGTCGCCAGCTCGACACTGCTCCTGCAACAATAGAAGTTTTGCAAGAAGTTGCTGAAGCTGTCGATGGTCGCGCTGAACTTTTGGTGGATGGCGGTATCAGACGAGGCACAGATGTCGTGAAAGCAATCGCATTGGGTGCCAAAGCAGTTTTGGTAGGCCGTCCTATACTCTGGGGATTGGTCAATGGCGGCGGTGATGGTGTGGCGCAAGTGCTGGATATTTTGCGTGCAGAAATTGATCAGGCAATGGCCTTATGCGGCTGTGCCTCGGTCAATGAAATTAGTCTTGATCTTATTGGTGAAAGAGTTGCTGTTAAGGAGGTTTCCCTTGGAAAATAA
- a CDS encoding methyltransferase domain-containing protein, whose protein sequence is MLGCLSRIALSVVLLTQLLGSQSLAADKTKPLANRAPVETAKDDAAAEKEWNKWLETFENTTREIYNQRVNIIKALQLKPGMSVGDIGSGTGFYTFLIAKEVAPNGRVYAVDINKAFLKHIDEKAQAQGMKEMRTVLCTKKSVNLPANSIDLAFVCDTYHYLEYPSHTLISINKALRKDGKLVVIDLDRRPDKSSEWVMKNVRTGKKEFIAEIEAAGFRKVKEEDFLKENFMATFVKDPTKKKK, encoded by the coding sequence ATGCTCGGATGCTTGTCTAGAATAGCCTTATCAGTAGTTTTGCTTACTCAACTGCTGGGCTCTCAGTCGCTGGCTGCCGACAAAACAAAGCCCCTAGCCAATCGTGCACCGGTAGAGACAGCTAAGGACGATGCCGCTGCTGAGAAAGAGTGGAATAAGTGGCTGGAAACCTTTGAAAATACAACCCGGGAAATCTATAACCAGCGCGTTAATATCATCAAGGCGCTTCAGCTAAAACCTGGAATGAGTGTTGGCGACATTGGTTCTGGAACAGGCTTTTACACATTTTTGATCGCCAAAGAAGTAGCTCCCAATGGACGGGTTTATGCCGTAGACATTAACAAAGCCTTTCTCAAGCACATAGACGAAAAAGCACAGGCTCAGGGCATGAAAGAAATGCGCACAGTGCTTTGTACTAAGAAGTCGGTAAATCTCCCAGCTAACTCAATTGATTTAGCATTCGTTTGTGATACCTATCATTACCTCGAATATCCAAGTCACACGCTCATTTCCATCAACAAAGCTTTGCGTAAAGATGGCAAATTGGTCGTCATCGATCTCGATCGTAGACCGGACAAAAGTTCTGAATGGGTGATGAAAAATGTACGAACCGGCAAAAAAGAGTTTATCGCGGAGATAGAAGCAGCCGGCTTTCGTAAGGTCAAAGAAGAAGACTTCTTGAAAGAGAACTTCATGGCCACATTCGTTAAAGACCCAACAAAGAAAAAGAAGTAA
- a CDS encoding thiamine pyrophosphate-requiring protein: MTMQLNKAHVKSETKTSTVKLSNGAELFMAESGQGDELVVFLHAVGGDSRSWATQMSSLASLGYKCLAVDFRGHGKSKFPGQDTYKEVTVKSFAQDVIALIEQLGYAKAHFVGLSMGGVVALNVFQEKKAIVQSLTLANTWSFNPQASDKVAFMKDRLSKMSLKESAAELIPALFAKGTDKEIVAQAVEIEGTKDKDVFLASWISMFADDYRDVVSNIDVPVLLIGGSEDQITPTDPLLTEIHRLLPASQLVNIEGAGHFSNLDKPNEFESLLSAHLRRARMSQRQQISPLKTQKIEAGTVAHALMGLLNKRGIRYFFSNSGTDFTPIIDALACYSDDPDFELEEIVAPHENTAIAMAHGYFLLSGKPQAVMAHVNVGTANMGLGIINANRSHIPMLVLAGKSPWYEQPSNGVQEIEGCRTNFVQWGQDTFDQAAYFREFTKWDYELKGSFNLESVVDRALAISKSQPAGPVYLTLPKEALCEQIESFTYSETPRQSPAAASAPVQSAIDAAAKAIASAKKPLIVTAELGRYQGGVEALSNLAMKLGIGVVEFGKHNFFNLPTDHPMHLGFDPAPYIAEADLIICIESHVPWIPAITKVKEPLERGKPIIQIGVDPLAGKLPMRSFPADICLAGNPTETLRRICEALDARQDKSRFAAIESEHKKVFETAKKEAAKDASLPKISKRYISYCLGEIADDKTVIFNEYNLEPTLVPRHLSDSWFENSIASGLGWSLGAALGAQLAAPDLTMVATLGDGSYLFNTPLSAHYVAAAYKLPIVIVVFNDSAWSTIKKSYLGTTKNGWAEKKNSFALCNLEVDISFEKLAEATGGIGLTVDKPAELPATLRKAIDISRKDRKHVLVNVVCERDT; the protein is encoded by the coding sequence ATGACAATGCAATTGAACAAAGCGCACGTTAAGTCTGAGACAAAAACATCTACAGTCAAATTATCCAACGGTGCCGAACTCTTCATGGCTGAAAGTGGGCAAGGAGATGAGCTGGTTGTTTTCTTGCATGCAGTAGGCGGAGATAGCAGATCTTGGGCAACACAAATGTCGTCCCTTGCATCGCTTGGCTATAAGTGCCTCGCTGTTGATTTCCGTGGTCACGGAAAATCAAAGTTTCCCGGTCAAGACACCTACAAGGAAGTTACCGTAAAGTCCTTTGCTCAAGATGTTATTGCTCTTATTGAACAATTGGGATATGCGAAGGCACACTTCGTTGGATTATCAATGGGTGGCGTTGTTGCCTTAAATGTCTTCCAAGAGAAAAAAGCTATAGTTCAATCTTTGACATTGGCCAATACCTGGTCATTCAATCCGCAGGCATCCGACAAAGTTGCCTTCATGAAAGATCGCTTGTCGAAAATGAGTCTCAAAGAAAGCGCGGCTGAACTTATACCGGCACTTTTTGCCAAAGGCACAGACAAAGAAATAGTTGCGCAAGCAGTGGAAATTGAGGGCACAAAAGACAAGGATGTCTTTCTCGCCTCCTGGATTTCAATGTTTGCCGATGACTACAGGGACGTTGTATCAAATATTGATGTCCCCGTTTTATTAATTGGTGGCAGTGAAGATCAAATAACACCAACAGATCCTCTCTTGACCGAAATCCACAGATTATTGCCGGCGTCTCAGCTTGTGAATATTGAGGGAGCCGGACATTTTTCCAATCTCGATAAACCCAATGAATTTGAGAGCCTTTTGTCTGCCCACCTGAGACGTGCACGCATGTCACAGCGCCAACAAATAAGTCCTTTGAAGACACAAAAGATAGAAGCTGGTACGGTTGCCCACGCACTGATGGGACTTTTGAATAAGCGCGGCATCAGATATTTCTTTTCCAATTCGGGCACGGACTTTACACCAATCATTGACGCCCTTGCTTGCTACAGCGACGACCCGGATTTCGAATTAGAGGAAATAGTTGCACCGCACGAAAATACCGCCATTGCCATGGCACACGGATATTTTCTTCTCTCAGGCAAACCTCAAGCAGTGATGGCACACGTCAATGTCGGTACAGCGAACATGGGATTGGGAATTATCAATGCCAATAGAAGCCATATTCCCATGCTTGTCCTGGCAGGTAAGAGCCCCTGGTATGAACAGCCTTCAAACGGCGTCCAAGAAATAGAAGGATGTCGCACTAATTTTGTGCAATGGGGTCAGGATACTTTTGACCAAGCAGCCTACTTCCGTGAATTCACCAAATGGGACTACGAACTGAAAGGTTCTTTCAATCTAGAATCTGTTGTCGATAGAGCGCTTGCTATAAGCAAGAGTCAGCCGGCCGGTCCTGTTTATTTGACATTGCCCAAAGAAGCACTTTGTGAGCAGATCGAATCATTCACCTATTCAGAAACACCACGTCAAAGCCCTGCTGCTGCCAGCGCACCTGTGCAAAGTGCAATCGATGCTGCCGCCAAAGCAATCGCTTCAGCCAAGAAACCTCTTATCGTCACTGCCGAACTGGGTCGCTATCAAGGTGGTGTGGAAGCACTTTCGAATCTGGCTATGAAACTAGGAATTGGCGTTGTTGAGTTCGGCAAGCACAACTTCTTCAACTTACCCACGGATCATCCCATGCATCTGGGATTCGATCCTGCACCTTATATTGCAGAAGCTGATTTAATTATTTGTATCGAAAGTCATGTTCCCTGGATTCCGGCCATCACCAAGGTGAAGGAGCCTCTCGAAAGAGGCAAACCAATAATCCAAATTGGCGTCGATCCTTTAGCCGGCAAGCTACCAATGCGCAGCTTCCCTGCAGATATTTGCTTAGCAGGCAATCCAACTGAGACCTTAAGGCGAATTTGCGAAGCATTGGACGCACGCCAGGACAAGTCACGTTTTGCCGCCATTGAATCCGAACACAAGAAAGTATTTGAGACAGCGAAGAAAGAAGCGGCGAAAGATGCCTCTTTGCCAAAAATCAGTAAGCGCTATATCTCATACTGCTTAGGAGAAATTGCTGACGACAAGACTGTAATTTTCAACGAGTACAACTTGGAACCAACACTGGTACCTAGACACCTATCCGACAGTTGGTTCGAGAATTCAATCGCCAGCGGACTTGGCTGGTCGTTGGGAGCTGCGCTTGGAGCTCAATTGGCAGCGCCTGATCTGACGATGGTAGCCACACTAGGCGACGGCAGCTACTTATTCAACACACCGCTTTCAGCGCACTATGTGGCAGCAGCTTACAAGTTGCCCATTGTTATAGTCGTGTTTAACGACAGCGCCTGGTCCACAATTAAAAAGTCCTATTTAGGGACAACCAAAAATGGCTGGGCTGAGAAGAAAAACAGCTTCGCTTTATGCAACCTGGAAGTAGACATCTCATTTGAGAAATTAGCCGAAGCTACAGGCGGTATTGGGCTTACTGTCGACAAGCCGGCTGAATTACCTGCTACTCTGAGAAAAGCAATAGATATTTCGCGTAAAGATCGCAAGCACGTACTGGTAAATGTAGTCTGTGAAAGAGATACGTAA
- a CDS encoding tetratricopeptide repeat protein yields MTKSDNKKNLKYVEAFYGANGQSYGEPADYTWHQFILTKELQDKEDSLGKEHPELSDTLHKLALTYFAQGEFGQAEDHWQRAHKLQETNSAKDDPLLLETKRCLAILIYFPLKKDGEAEMMLKEIGERNKIFLAETLNDLSAIYVQQKEFAKAVKFYGQALEIWQTELGAEHIAIPDMLDNLASLHYHQGDLAQAQSLSKKALDLAQKVLGADHPGTTKINSNYAIMNKTGFAGGTN; encoded by the coding sequence ATGACGAAATCAGACAACAAAAAAAATCTCAAGTACGTCGAAGCTTTTTACGGAGCCAACGGGCAATCTTACGGCGAACCAGCCGACTACACATGGCACCAGTTTATTCTCACCAAGGAACTTCAAGATAAAGAAGATAGCCTCGGGAAAGAGCACCCGGAGTTATCCGACACCCTGCACAAATTGGCATTAACCTATTTTGCCCAAGGTGAATTTGGACAGGCAGAAGATCACTGGCAGCGCGCTCACAAACTGCAAGAGACCAATTCAGCCAAAGACGATCCCCTGCTATTGGAGACTAAAAGATGTCTGGCAATTCTCATTTACTTCCCACTTAAGAAAGATGGGGAAGCCGAGATGATGCTCAAGGAAATTGGCGAGCGTAACAAGATATTTCTGGCAGAGACATTAAATGACCTGTCGGCTATTTATGTCCAACAGAAGGAATTCGCCAAAGCGGTCAAATTTTATGGTCAGGCGCTGGAAATATGGCAAACCGAGCTGGGAGCTGAACATATCGCCATACCGGATATGCTCGACAACCTGGCGTCCCTGCATTATCACCAGGGCGACCTGGCTCAGGCGCAAAGCTTATCCAAAAAAGCTCTTGACCTGGCTCAAAAAGTTCTTGGCGCCGATCACCCCGGAACCACTAAAATAAACAGTAACTATGCGATTATGAATAAGACCGGATTCGCTGGAGGGACAAATTAA
- a CDS encoding ring-opening amidohydrolase: MQVKAIKIATSNPADVSQLTKYMDDGTINPADVICIIGKTEGNGGRNDFTRDLAMSAFESLFSARLGISRQEVVDRIIFSLSGGCEGVVSPHIVVFCKSGETLKDKRTEKRLAVGIGFTRAFAPNEIGRMAQVEETARVIMQIVSDLKVESNSDVHLIQMKGAIPKFTYEEELDAAKAGKPIRSDMVFSRGASALGAALALGEVKPTELNDDVICNDWNLYSTTASCSAKPGLERTEIMVLANSPYWDGDLMIEHGILKDMLDTKSVIDVLAKLKIDCNLQLTPKQAEKIVGVFAKSEADPRGTIHGRRATMLTDDDISDTRYSRCVLGAVLSSVLYDPTVYISTRAEHHGPCGGGTLAIIAKQE; this comes from the coding sequence ATGCAAGTCAAAGCAATAAAGATTGCAACCAGCAATCCTGCCGATGTAAGCCAACTTACAAAGTACATGGATGACGGGACAATTAATCCCGCCGATGTAATTTGCATCATCGGTAAGACCGAAGGCAACGGTGGTCGCAATGACTTCACCCGCGACTTAGCAATGTCGGCGTTTGAATCATTGTTTTCAGCAAGACTGGGCATTTCTCGGCAAGAAGTTGTCGACCGTATAATCTTTTCGCTTTCAGGCGGCTGCGAGGGTGTTGTTAGTCCGCACATTGTTGTATTTTGCAAATCCGGGGAAACATTGAAGGACAAGCGTACAGAAAAACGCTTGGCTGTCGGAATTGGTTTTACGCGTGCTTTTGCGCCCAATGAAATTGGCCGTATGGCACAAGTCGAAGAAACCGCACGTGTGATAATGCAAATCGTCAGTGATTTGAAAGTCGAATCCAATAGTGACGTGCATCTCATTCAAATGAAAGGCGCTATTCCTAAATTCACTTACGAGGAAGAACTAGACGCAGCTAAAGCCGGCAAACCAATCCGTTCGGACATGGTCTTTTCTCGCGGGGCTTCGGCGCTGGGAGCAGCACTTGCCCTCGGCGAAGTGAAACCAACGGAATTAAATGACGATGTCATTTGCAATGACTGGAATCTATATTCGACCACGGCTTCATGCTCGGCTAAACCTGGACTTGAACGTACGGAGATTATGGTTTTGGCCAACAGTCCCTATTGGGATGGCGATCTTATGATCGAGCACGGCATTTTGAAAGACATGCTCGATACAAAATCGGTAATTGATGTTTTAGCAAAACTAAAAATAGACTGCAATCTGCAACTCACACCAAAACAAGCTGAAAAAATTGTTGGCGTGTTTGCCAAATCAGAAGCAGATCCACGCGGCACCATTCACGGCAGACGCGCGACAATGCTAACCGATGATGACATAAGCGACACCAGATATTCTCGCTGCGTATTGGGTGCTGTTTTGTCCAGTGTCCTTTACGATCCGACTGTATACATAAGCACGCGTGCCGAACATCACGGTCCATGCGGCGGCGGAACATTGGCAATAATCGCTAAACAAGAGTAA